A single Brachybacterium sillae DNA region contains:
- a CDS encoding ribose-phosphate diphosphokinase, with protein sequence MSGIVTTGEKRLVLATGRAHPVLAQEVAEELGVEVLPMDAWDFANGEIYVRYGESVRGTDAFVLQSHPAPINTWLMEHLIMIDALKRASAKRITAIAPSFPYARQDKKHRGREPISARLVADLYETAGVDRMISVDLHAPQVQGYFARPVDHLMALPILADYVSTQYGQEDIAVVSPDAGRIRVAEQWAKRLGGVGLAFIHKSRDPKRPNQAVAKRVIGEVSGKTCILVDDMIDTAGTIVQAVEALKTHGANSVVVATTHPIFSDPASERLRTAGLREVICTNTLPIPPEKQFEGLTQLSIAPLIARAIRAVFDDGSVTSLFDGEV encoded by the coding sequence ATGAGCGGCATCGTCACCACAGGAGAGAAGCGACTGGTCCTCGCCACGGGCCGCGCCCACCCGGTCCTCGCCCAGGAGGTGGCCGAGGAGCTCGGCGTCGAGGTGCTCCCGATGGACGCCTGGGACTTCGCCAACGGCGAGATCTACGTGCGCTACGGCGAGTCCGTGCGCGGCACCGACGCCTTCGTGCTGCAGTCCCACCCCGCCCCCATCAACACCTGGCTGATGGAGCACCTGATCATGATCGATGCGCTGAAGCGAGCCTCCGCCAAGCGCATCACCGCGATCGCCCCGAGCTTCCCCTACGCCCGTCAGGACAAGAAGCACCGCGGCCGTGAGCCGATCTCCGCCCGCCTGGTCGCGGACCTCTACGAGACCGCCGGTGTGGACCGGATGATCTCCGTTGATCTGCACGCCCCGCAGGTCCAGGGTTACTTCGCCCGGCCCGTCGACCACCTCATGGCGCTGCCGATCCTCGCCGACTACGTGAGCACGCAGTACGGCCAGGAGGACATCGCGGTCGTCTCCCCGGATGCCGGCCGCATCCGTGTCGCCGAGCAGTGGGCCAAGCGCCTGGGCGGCGTCGGCCTGGCGTTCATCCACAAGTCCCGTGACCCGAAGCGCCCGAACCAGGCGGTGGCCAAGCGCGTCATCGGTGAGGTCAGCGGCAAGACCTGCATCCTCGTCGACGACATGATCGACACCGCCGGCACCATCGTGCAGGCCGTGGAGGCCCTGAAGACGCACGGGGCGAACTCCGTGGTGGTCGCGACCACCCACCCGATCTTCTCCGACCCCGCCTCCGAGCGTCTGCGCACCGCCGGTCTGCGGGAGGTCATCTGCACGAACACCCTGCCGATCCCGCCGGAGAAGCAGTTCGAGGGCCTCACGCAGCTGTCGATCGCGCCGCTGATCGCCCGCGCCATCCGCGCGGTGTTCGACGACGGCTCCGTGACGAGCCTCTTCGACGGCGAGGTCTGA